A section of the Caldivirga sp. genome encodes:
- a CDS encoding MFS transporter, translated as MSSWDIIRRFDEAKLTSAHYRWTILAAMGDFLDAGAIVAGAVSTIYWTTVFHLTPTLLGIIAAFSPNAFAAFVGAIMAGPLGDKYGRKTIYMYDLLAYFVGTVLMAAAVNYVMLLIGYIITGIAVGLDVPTSWSLIAEYAPRYKRGFLMAFTNVMWYIGPIVMLLLGIAFEPYGALTFRVVFGVLAAVALITWVLRRGLIESPRWGLVAGKTNVVESALKQLGEGAQQAGSQQAQQTQYKYKWSDIFKYKKGLAFIIPIYIFWGVPAGTFGFFLPYFFKDIGFTTTTMAYVGDILWFITAIIGVVAVYMQLSDKLDRNVMYAVSAAICGLSFALPIFLPFSILWVALFNVIGFGFGHGMWLWPQTRVWSTELFPTEVRNSAQGFAWSWMRFALGVWSLVVPTIIAVIGYKAIAAVATSFFILNIIIGYLYGPRSQGKSLEEVLRDFYGGKIP; from the coding sequence ATGAGTTCATGGGATATAATAAGGAGGTTTGATGAAGCTAAGTTAACCTCAGCCCACTATAGGTGGACCATATTGGCCGCAATGGGTGACTTCCTTGATGCTGGTGCAATAGTAGCTGGGGCAGTTTCAACAATATACTGGACTACCGTGTTCCACTTAACTCCAACCCTACTGGGAATAATCGCCGCCTTCAGCCCAAACGCCTTTGCAGCCTTCGTGGGCGCTATTATGGCCGGTCCACTGGGGGATAAGTATGGTAGGAAGACAATCTATATGTATGACCTGTTAGCCTACTTCGTGGGCACGGTTCTAATGGCCGCTGCAGTGAATTACGTAATGCTCCTGATCGGTTACATAATCACTGGCATTGCCGTTGGCCTTGATGTACCTACCTCCTGGTCCCTAATTGCTGAATACGCCCCTAGGTATAAGAGGGGGTTCTTAATGGCCTTCACTAACGTAATGTGGTATATTGGGCCAATAGTAATGCTACTGCTTGGAATAGCCTTTGAGCCCTACGGGGCGTTAACCTTTAGGGTAGTGTTTGGTGTATTGGCAGCAGTTGCATTAATAACATGGGTTCTTAGAAGAGGCCTCATTGAGTCACCTAGGTGGGGGCTTGTAGCAGGTAAGACTAATGTAGTGGAATCAGCCCTAAAGCAGCTTGGTGAGGGGGCGCAACAGGCTGGTAGTCAGCAGGCTCAGCAGACTCAGTATAAGTATAAGTGGAGTGATATCTTTAAGTACAAGAAGGGGTTAGCATTCATAATACCAATATACATCTTCTGGGGTGTTCCAGCAGGTACCTTCGGCTTCTTCCTACCTTACTTCTTTAAGGATATTGGCTTCACAACCACAACCATGGCATACGTGGGTGATATATTATGGTTCATTACCGCCATAATTGGTGTGGTTGCAGTCTACATGCAGTTATCCGATAAATTAGACAGGAATGTCATGTATGCGGTGTCTGCTGCAATATGCGGCCTATCCTTCGCCCTCCCAATATTCCTACCATTCAGTATACTTTGGGTGGCGTTATTTAACGTTATAGGTTTCGGTTTTGGACATGGCATGTGGCTATGGCCTCAGACTAGGGTTTGGTCCACTGAATTATTCCCAACTGAAGTTAGGAACAGTGCTCAAGGCTTCGCATGGTCATGGATGAGGTTCGCCTTAGGCGTATGGAGCTTAGTCGTACCAACCATAATAGCAGTAATAGGCTATAAGGCTATCGCCGCTGTGGCTACATCATTCTTCATACTCAACATTATAATAGGTTACCTGTATGGTCCAAGGTCACAGGGCAAGAGTCTTGAGGAGGTTTTAAGAGACTTCTACGGCGGTAAAATACCTTAA